The following coding sequences lie in one Oryctolagus cuniculus chromosome 7, mOryCun1.1, whole genome shotgun sequence genomic window:
- the GJA5 gene encoding gap junction alpha-5 protein isoform X1 has protein sequence MGDWSFLGEFLEEVHKHSTVIGKVWLTVLFIFRMLVLGTAAESSWGDEQSDFQCDTIQPGCENVCYDQAFPISHIRYWVLQIIFVSTPSLVYMGHAMHTVRMQEKRKMREAETGKEVQGAGSYEYPAAEKAELSRWEEVNGRILLRGTLLRTYVCSIVIRTTVEVAFIVGQYLLYGIFLHTLHVCRRSPCPHPVNCYVSRPTEKNVFIVFMLAVAGLSLFLSLAELYHLGWKKIGQRLARSPQSSAEPRLPGPSAGTAQSCTPPPDFTQCLENGPGGRFFSTFSTNTASQQNTDNLATERVRGREQVPGEGFIHIRYDQKPDVPDGVSPGHPNPHGYQSDKRRLSKASSKARSDDLSV, from the coding sequence ATGGGCGACTGGAGCTTCCTGGGAGAGTTCCTGGAGGAAGTGCACAAGCACTCCACGGTGATCGGCAAGGTCTGGCTCACGGTCCTCTTCATATTCCGCATGCTGGTGCTGGGCACCGCGGCTGAGTCTTCCTGGGGGGATGAGCAGTCGGATTTCCAGTGCGACACGATCCAGCCCGGCTGTGAGAACGTCTGCTACGACCAagccttccccatctcccacatccGCTACTGGGTGCTACAGATCATCTTCGTCTCCACGCCGTCCCTGGTGTACATGGGCCACGCCATGCACACGGTGCGCATGCAGGAGAAGCGCAAGATGCGCGAGGCCGAGACGGGCAAGGAGGTGCAGGGGGCCGGCTCTTATGAGTACCCGGCAGCCGAGAAGGCGGAGCTGTCCCGCTGGGAGGAAGTGAACGGCAGGATCCTGCTCCGGGGCACTCTGCTCAGAACCTACGTCTGCAGCATTGTCATCCGCACCACGGTGGAGGTGGCCTTCATCGTGGGCCAGTACCTGCTCTACGGGATCTTCCTGCACACCCTGCACGTGTGCCGCAGGAGCCCCTGCCCGCACCCCGTCAACTGCTACGTCTCCCGGCCCACGGAGAAGAACGTCTTCATTGTCTTCATGCTGGCCGTGGCCGGACTGTCCCTCTTCCTTAGTCTGGCTGAACTCTACCACCTGGGCTGGAAGAAGATCGGACAGCGACTGGCCAGGTCGCCGCAGAGCTCGGCGGAGCCCCGCCTGCCTGGCCCCTCGGCGGGCACAGCCCAGAGCTGCACGCCTCCGCCTGACTTCACTCAGTGCTTGGAGAATGGCCCTGGGGGGAGGTTCTTCAGCACGTTCAGCACCAACACGGCCTCCCAGCAGAACACAGACAACCTGGCCACAGAGAGGGTGCGAGGCCGGGAGCAGGTGCCGGGGGAGGGCTTCATCCACATCCGCTACGACCAGAAGCCCGATGTGCCCGATGGTGTCTCACCAGGCCACCCCAACCCTCATGGCTACCAAAGTGACAAGCGGCGTCTTAGCAAGGCCAGCAGTAAGGCCAGGTCAGATGACCTGTCAGTGTGA